One region of Wyeomyia smithii strain HCP4-BCI-WySm-NY-G18 chromosome 3, ASM2978416v1, whole genome shotgun sequence genomic DNA includes:
- the LOC129730931 gene encoding FAM172 family protein homolog CG10038 isoform X1 produces MPPKQTFVDQTFALQLLRYKNSNRNTLNLLSSMRSVLRLLQPKKIAATVDVAGNSRMFSMGPGNAKTYPTTLEGFGYGFTDEGKLRQIDKETGKLTDKAFDFNIYTSAQENQAHYEALGEVITDAIYERLEKVVGLKKIFLPDDVPPEEATFIFSTKEKLDQPKKLLVLIHGSGVVRAGQWARSLIINHSLDAGTQIPYINKGREAGYEVLLTNTNDNYRKIGSSSKGIKGSRNPTEHAVSVFEKHVIASNPQAVAIVAHSYGGVVTVELAQKFPKFFKEKVFAVGFTDSVHSPSLVPEALIAIGRNWVTSKEPLDTTLTISKQDLPRYSAGHIKHEMTSYTCMEALFKFFEQRYEQFTAKDASPDSKKPKSEL; encoded by the exons ATGCCGccgaaacaaacttttgttgACCAAACTTTTGCGCTACAATTGTTGCGGTATAAAAATAGTAACAGAAATACGCTAAAT TTGCTGAGTTCTATGCGTTCTGTGCTTCGTCTCTTGCAGCCGAAAAAAATTGCAGCGACTGTCGACGTAGCAGGTAATAGCAGGATGTTTTCGATGGGCCCAGGAAATGCTAAAACTTACCCGACAACGTTGGAAGGCTTCGGATATGGTTTTACTGATG AGGGTAAACTGAGGCAGATTGATAAGGAAACCGGTAAATTGACAGATAAAGCTTTCGACTTCAACATCTACACCTCGGCGCAGGAAAACCAGGCTCATTACGAAGCCCTAGGAGAAGTAATCACCGATGCTATCTACGAGAGGTTGGAAAAAGTTGTAGGTTTGAAAAAGATATTTTTGCCGGACGATGTGCCACCAGAAGAAGCCACCTTCATATTCAGCACTAAAGAGAAACTGGATCAACCGAAAAAGTTGCTGGTTTTGATTCACGGTAGTGGCGTGGTGCGTGCTGGACAGTGGGCTCGAAG CCTCATAATCAACCATTCGCTGGACGCAGGGACGCAGATTCCGTACATCAACAAGGGCCGCGAAGCGGGCTACGAAGTGCTGTTGACAAACACCAATGATAATTATCGTAAAATCGGCTCGTCATCGAAAGGAATCAAGGGCAGCCGGAACCCCACGGAGCACGCCGTGTCAGTGTTCGAAAAGCACGTCATCGCCAGTAATCCGCAAGCGGTCGCAATTGTTGCGCACAGCTATGGTGGCGTTGTCACCGTAGAGTTGGCTCAGAAGTTTCCGAAATTTTTCAAGGAGAAGGTGTTTGCGGTCGGATTCACCGACAGTGTTCACTCGCCCTCGCTTGTTCCCGAAGCGCTGATTGCG ATTGGTCGCAACTGGGTAACTTCGAAAGAGCCACTCGACACGACGCTAACCATTTCCAAGCAAGACTTGCCGCGATACTCAGCAG GTCACATAAAGCATGAGATGACGTCCTACACATGTATGGAAGCGTTGTTCAAATTTTTCGAGCAGAGATACGAACAGTTTACCGCGAAAGATGCTAGTCCGGATTCTAAGAAACCGAAAAGTGAACTGTAA
- the LOC129730931 gene encoding FAM172 family protein homolog CG10038 isoform X2 — translation MLLNQNSVLYLLSSMRSVLRLLQPKKIAATVDVAGNSRMFSMGPGNAKTYPTTLEGFGYGFTDEGKLRQIDKETGKLTDKAFDFNIYTSAQENQAHYEALGEVITDAIYERLEKVVGLKKIFLPDDVPPEEATFIFSTKEKLDQPKKLLVLIHGSGVVRAGQWARSLIINHSLDAGTQIPYINKGREAGYEVLLTNTNDNYRKIGSSSKGIKGSRNPTEHAVSVFEKHVIASNPQAVAIVAHSYGGVVTVELAQKFPKFFKEKVFAVGFTDSVHSPSLVPEALIAIGRNWVTSKEPLDTTLTISKQDLPRYSAGHIKHEMTSYTCMEALFKFFEQRYEQFTAKDASPDSKKPKSEL, via the exons ATGTTACTTAATCAAAACAGTGTCCTTTAT TTGCTGAGTTCTATGCGTTCTGTGCTTCGTCTCTTGCAGCCGAAAAAAATTGCAGCGACTGTCGACGTAGCAGGTAATAGCAGGATGTTTTCGATGGGCCCAGGAAATGCTAAAACTTACCCGACAACGTTGGAAGGCTTCGGATATGGTTTTACTGATG AGGGTAAACTGAGGCAGATTGATAAGGAAACCGGTAAATTGACAGATAAAGCTTTCGACTTCAACATCTACACCTCGGCGCAGGAAAACCAGGCTCATTACGAAGCCCTAGGAGAAGTAATCACCGATGCTATCTACGAGAGGTTGGAAAAAGTTGTAGGTTTGAAAAAGATATTTTTGCCGGACGATGTGCCACCAGAAGAAGCCACCTTCATATTCAGCACTAAAGAGAAACTGGATCAACCGAAAAAGTTGCTGGTTTTGATTCACGGTAGTGGCGTGGTGCGTGCTGGACAGTGGGCTCGAAG CCTCATAATCAACCATTCGCTGGACGCAGGGACGCAGATTCCGTACATCAACAAGGGCCGCGAAGCGGGCTACGAAGTGCTGTTGACAAACACCAATGATAATTATCGTAAAATCGGCTCGTCATCGAAAGGAATCAAGGGCAGCCGGAACCCCACGGAGCACGCCGTGTCAGTGTTCGAAAAGCACGTCATCGCCAGTAATCCGCAAGCGGTCGCAATTGTTGCGCACAGCTATGGTGGCGTTGTCACCGTAGAGTTGGCTCAGAAGTTTCCGAAATTTTTCAAGGAGAAGGTGTTTGCGGTCGGATTCACCGACAGTGTTCACTCGCCCTCGCTTGTTCCCGAAGCGCTGATTGCG ATTGGTCGCAACTGGGTAACTTCGAAAGAGCCACTCGACACGACGCTAACCATTTCCAAGCAAGACTTGCCGCGATACTCAGCAG GTCACATAAAGCATGAGATGACGTCCTACACATGTATGGAAGCGTTGTTCAAATTTTTCGAGCAGAGATACGAACAGTTTACCGCGAAAGATGCTAGTCCGGATTCTAAGAAACCGAAAAGTGAACTGTAA
- the LOC129730931 gene encoding FAM172 family protein homolog CG10038 isoform X3, with protein sequence MLLNQNSVLYVIILLGTTQLPKKIAATVDVAGNSRMFSMGPGNAKTYPTTLEGFGYGFTDEGKLRQIDKETGKLTDKAFDFNIYTSAQENQAHYEALGEVITDAIYERLEKVVGLKKIFLPDDVPPEEATFIFSTKEKLDQPKKLLVLIHGSGVVRAGQWARSLIINHSLDAGTQIPYINKGREAGYEVLLTNTNDNYRKIGSSSKGIKGSRNPTEHAVSVFEKHVIASNPQAVAIVAHSYGGVVTVELAQKFPKFFKEKVFAVGFTDSVHSPSLVPEALIAIGRNWVTSKEPLDTTLTISKQDLPRYSAGHIKHEMTSYTCMEALFKFFEQRYEQFTAKDASPDSKKPKSEL encoded by the exons ATGTTACTTAATCAAAACAGTGTCCTTTATGTAATTATTCTGCTTGGTACTACACAGTTG CCGAAAAAAATTGCAGCGACTGTCGACGTAGCAGGTAATAGCAGGATGTTTTCGATGGGCCCAGGAAATGCTAAAACTTACCCGACAACGTTGGAAGGCTTCGGATATGGTTTTACTGATG AGGGTAAACTGAGGCAGATTGATAAGGAAACCGGTAAATTGACAGATAAAGCTTTCGACTTCAACATCTACACCTCGGCGCAGGAAAACCAGGCTCATTACGAAGCCCTAGGAGAAGTAATCACCGATGCTATCTACGAGAGGTTGGAAAAAGTTGTAGGTTTGAAAAAGATATTTTTGCCGGACGATGTGCCACCAGAAGAAGCCACCTTCATATTCAGCACTAAAGAGAAACTGGATCAACCGAAAAAGTTGCTGGTTTTGATTCACGGTAGTGGCGTGGTGCGTGCTGGACAGTGGGCTCGAAG CCTCATAATCAACCATTCGCTGGACGCAGGGACGCAGATTCCGTACATCAACAAGGGCCGCGAAGCGGGCTACGAAGTGCTGTTGACAAACACCAATGATAATTATCGTAAAATCGGCTCGTCATCGAAAGGAATCAAGGGCAGCCGGAACCCCACGGAGCACGCCGTGTCAGTGTTCGAAAAGCACGTCATCGCCAGTAATCCGCAAGCGGTCGCAATTGTTGCGCACAGCTATGGTGGCGTTGTCACCGTAGAGTTGGCTCAGAAGTTTCCGAAATTTTTCAAGGAGAAGGTGTTTGCGGTCGGATTCACCGACAGTGTTCACTCGCCCTCGCTTGTTCCCGAAGCGCTGATTGCG ATTGGTCGCAACTGGGTAACTTCGAAAGAGCCACTCGACACGACGCTAACCATTTCCAAGCAAGACTTGCCGCGATACTCAGCAG GTCACATAAAGCATGAGATGACGTCCTACACATGTATGGAAGCGTTGTTCAAATTTTTCGAGCAGAGATACGAACAGTTTACCGCGAAAGATGCTAGTCCGGATTCTAAGAAACCGAAAAGTGAACTGTAA
- the LOC129730931 gene encoding FAM172 family protein homolog CG10038 isoform X4 encodes MLLNQNSVLYPKKIAATVDVAGNSRMFSMGPGNAKTYPTTLEGFGYGFTDEGKLRQIDKETGKLTDKAFDFNIYTSAQENQAHYEALGEVITDAIYERLEKVVGLKKIFLPDDVPPEEATFIFSTKEKLDQPKKLLVLIHGSGVVRAGQWARSLIINHSLDAGTQIPYINKGREAGYEVLLTNTNDNYRKIGSSSKGIKGSRNPTEHAVSVFEKHVIASNPQAVAIVAHSYGGVVTVELAQKFPKFFKEKVFAVGFTDSVHSPSLVPEALIAIGRNWVTSKEPLDTTLTISKQDLPRYSAGHIKHEMTSYTCMEALFKFFEQRYEQFTAKDASPDSKKPKSEL; translated from the exons ATGTTACTTAATCAAAACAGTGTCCTTTAT CCGAAAAAAATTGCAGCGACTGTCGACGTAGCAGGTAATAGCAGGATGTTTTCGATGGGCCCAGGAAATGCTAAAACTTACCCGACAACGTTGGAAGGCTTCGGATATGGTTTTACTGATG AGGGTAAACTGAGGCAGATTGATAAGGAAACCGGTAAATTGACAGATAAAGCTTTCGACTTCAACATCTACACCTCGGCGCAGGAAAACCAGGCTCATTACGAAGCCCTAGGAGAAGTAATCACCGATGCTATCTACGAGAGGTTGGAAAAAGTTGTAGGTTTGAAAAAGATATTTTTGCCGGACGATGTGCCACCAGAAGAAGCCACCTTCATATTCAGCACTAAAGAGAAACTGGATCAACCGAAAAAGTTGCTGGTTTTGATTCACGGTAGTGGCGTGGTGCGTGCTGGACAGTGGGCTCGAAG CCTCATAATCAACCATTCGCTGGACGCAGGGACGCAGATTCCGTACATCAACAAGGGCCGCGAAGCGGGCTACGAAGTGCTGTTGACAAACACCAATGATAATTATCGTAAAATCGGCTCGTCATCGAAAGGAATCAAGGGCAGCCGGAACCCCACGGAGCACGCCGTGTCAGTGTTCGAAAAGCACGTCATCGCCAGTAATCCGCAAGCGGTCGCAATTGTTGCGCACAGCTATGGTGGCGTTGTCACCGTAGAGTTGGCTCAGAAGTTTCCGAAATTTTTCAAGGAGAAGGTGTTTGCGGTCGGATTCACCGACAGTGTTCACTCGCCCTCGCTTGTTCCCGAAGCGCTGATTGCG ATTGGTCGCAACTGGGTAACTTCGAAAGAGCCACTCGACACGACGCTAACCATTTCCAAGCAAGACTTGCCGCGATACTCAGCAG GTCACATAAAGCATGAGATGACGTCCTACACATGTATGGAAGCGTTGTTCAAATTTTTCGAGCAGAGATACGAACAGTTTACCGCGAAAGATGCTAGTCCGGATTCTAAGAAACCGAAAAGTGAACTGTAA
- the LOC129730931 gene encoding FAM172 family protein homolog CG10038 isoform X5: MRSVLRLLQPKKIAATVDVAGNSRMFSMGPGNAKTYPTTLEGFGYGFTDEGKLRQIDKETGKLTDKAFDFNIYTSAQENQAHYEALGEVITDAIYERLEKVVGLKKIFLPDDVPPEEATFIFSTKEKLDQPKKLLVLIHGSGVVRAGQWARSLIINHSLDAGTQIPYINKGREAGYEVLLTNTNDNYRKIGSSSKGIKGSRNPTEHAVSVFEKHVIASNPQAVAIVAHSYGGVVTVELAQKFPKFFKEKVFAVGFTDSVHSPSLVPEALIAIGRNWVTSKEPLDTTLTISKQDLPRYSAGHIKHEMTSYTCMEALFKFFEQRYEQFTAKDASPDSKKPKSEL, encoded by the exons ATGCGTTCTGTGCTTCGTCTCTTGCAGCCGAAAAAAATTGCAGCGACTGTCGACGTAGCAGGTAATAGCAGGATGTTTTCGATGGGCCCAGGAAATGCTAAAACTTACCCGACAACGTTGGAAGGCTTCGGATATGGTTTTACTGATG AGGGTAAACTGAGGCAGATTGATAAGGAAACCGGTAAATTGACAGATAAAGCTTTCGACTTCAACATCTACACCTCGGCGCAGGAAAACCAGGCTCATTACGAAGCCCTAGGAGAAGTAATCACCGATGCTATCTACGAGAGGTTGGAAAAAGTTGTAGGTTTGAAAAAGATATTTTTGCCGGACGATGTGCCACCAGAAGAAGCCACCTTCATATTCAGCACTAAAGAGAAACTGGATCAACCGAAAAAGTTGCTGGTTTTGATTCACGGTAGTGGCGTGGTGCGTGCTGGACAGTGGGCTCGAAG CCTCATAATCAACCATTCGCTGGACGCAGGGACGCAGATTCCGTACATCAACAAGGGCCGCGAAGCGGGCTACGAAGTGCTGTTGACAAACACCAATGATAATTATCGTAAAATCGGCTCGTCATCGAAAGGAATCAAGGGCAGCCGGAACCCCACGGAGCACGCCGTGTCAGTGTTCGAAAAGCACGTCATCGCCAGTAATCCGCAAGCGGTCGCAATTGTTGCGCACAGCTATGGTGGCGTTGTCACCGTAGAGTTGGCTCAGAAGTTTCCGAAATTTTTCAAGGAGAAGGTGTTTGCGGTCGGATTCACCGACAGTGTTCACTCGCCCTCGCTTGTTCCCGAAGCGCTGATTGCG ATTGGTCGCAACTGGGTAACTTCGAAAGAGCCACTCGACACGACGCTAACCATTTCCAAGCAAGACTTGCCGCGATACTCAGCAG GTCACATAAAGCATGAGATGACGTCCTACACATGTATGGAAGCGTTGTTCAAATTTTTCGAGCAGAGATACGAACAGTTTACCGCGAAAGATGCTAGTCCGGATTCTAAGAAACCGAAAAGTGAACTGTAA